The genomic window CTCAAATAAAGGAATTATTAACGCAGTATGGAAAAATTGATGTGATTTGGTTTGATACACCAGAGCTTATTAGTCCAGATGAAAGTAAAGAGTTAAGAGAATTGATATTGAATATTCAACCAGACTGTATCATTAATAGCCGTATAAAACATGGATTTGGCGATTACGAAGTTAAAGAACAAAAAATAAGTGAGAATTTAGAAGTAGAACCATGGGAAGCCTGCATTACTATGGGGAAAAACTGGGGATATATTGAGTATGATACGATTTATAAATCTTCGGAATTAATGACAAGACAGTTACTAGAAATAGTAAGTAAAGGTGGTAATTTATTACTGAATAATGGGCCAACAGGAAAGGGCGAAATAACTAATTTGGCGCAAGAGCGATTGGCACAAATTGGGGAATGGATGAAACAAAATGGCGAAGGTGTTTACGGTTCTAAACCGTGGAAAGTACAAGGGGAACGTCTTAATAAAATTCAGAAGTCTATAAAAAAAGCTAATCTTTCTGAAGAAGAAAACCTAATGAAAGATAATGCAAATGACGCCACATCAAAAGATGTTTTTCCAGAGGTTCGCTTTACTTCTAAAGCGGGTGCGGTATATGCTTATGTTTGTAGTGCGACCGAAAATGAAGTACTCATAAAGTCACTTTCAACCAAAAATGAAAGGCAAATTAAATCTGTAACACGATTAGATACTTCGGAAAAAGTAAAATGGAATCAAACCGATGCTGGTTTAGTCTTAAATATTCCAAATTATTCCGAAAATGAAATCCCTATTACAGGTTTTAAAATAGAATTGTAATTATTCTAAAAGTATAAATTTTAGAGTTTTTTATAAATAACAGCATGTATTAATGAATTGTATTAAAACAAAACTCATCATTGTTTTCTTGTTATTAGCTTTCATTTCAGAAGGACAAGGAAGAAAGATTATCGATTTATGGCCAAACGATGTTCCTGGACAAGTTGAAAAAAAACAACCTGCTAAATTATCCGATAATATTTCGGGTGGGGTTACTAGAATAAGTGAAGTAACAAATCCGTTACTAACTGTTTTTAAACCCGAAAAGCCCAATAAGTCTAAGGCCGGAATTATTGTTTGTCCAGGTGGTGGCTATGGTATTTTAGCAATCGATAAGGAAGGTTATGAAATAGCTGAATGGCTAAATTCTATTGGATATACAGCATTTGTGTTACAATATCGTGTTCCTAAAAATAAAGAAGGAGCAGCTCAAGATGTGCAACGAGCTATAAAATTAGTAAGAAGTAAGACTTCTGAATTCGACTTGAGTTCGCAAAAAATTGGACTTATAGGCTTTTCGGCTGGGGGTCATTTATCAGCGTTAGCTTCTACCAATTATAAAAATAATTTTTACAAGAAACAGGATGATATAGATCTTTTTTCTAGCCGTCCAGATTTCACCATGTTAATTTATCCAGCTTATCTAGATAAAGGTGAAAACAAAACCATTGAACCTAATTTTGAGTTTGATAAATATATTCCTCCATTTTTTATTTTTGGAACTGCCGATGATCACTACGGAAATAGTGGTTTGGTGATGGCTCAGGCTATTCGTAATAACAAAACTGTTGTAGAGCAACACATGTATAGTGAAGGTGGACATGGGTATGGTTTACGAAAAGGAAATAAAGCCGCTGAAGTTTGGCCAAAATTAGCTAAAACATGGCTTGATAATTTATTAATACCAGCCAAGAAATTTAATGATATACAAGTTATAGGAAGTCATAATTCTTATAAAATTCAAATAGAAAAATCATTGTTCGATTTTTTATCAACTAAAGATAATGAGCGAATGAAAAGTTTACAATATGGTCATGTTTCACTAGAAGAACAGTTAAGTTTAGGTTTACGGAATTTAGAATTAGATGTTTTTTATGATCCAATGGGAGGTCATTTTTCTAATCCAAAAGGTTTAGATATAATGAAATCTAAAGGTATAGAAACTTTGGCATTTGATAAAGAAGAGAAGTTGAAACAGCCTGGTTTAAAAATGTTTCATATTCAAGATATTGATTTTAGAAGCCACCAATTATTGTTTAAAGATGGATTAAGAGTATTAAAAAAATGGTCTAATAATAATTCAAACCACACACCAGTAGTTATTTTAATAAATGCAAAAGATCAAAGAGTGGATGGAACAAGAAATCCGTTGCCATTTACTTCGGAAGCTTTAGATAGTATAGATTCAGAAATTAGGAGTGTGTTTTCAAAAGAACAATTAATTACGCCTAATGATGTTCGTAGTGAATTTGCAACTTTGGAGAAAGCCATTTTAATAAAAGGTTGGCCAGAGTTAGGGTTAACAAAAGGAAAGTTCTTATTTGTTTTAGATGAAAAGGAAGATAAAATAAACAAATACATAAAAGGTCACCCCAATTTAGATGGGAGAGTGATGTTTGTAAATAGTAAAGAAGGTAGCCCAGAAGCTGCCTTTAGGATTATAAACAATCCAATTACCGATTTCGATTATATAAAAGAATTGGTTGCTAAAGGATATATGGTGAGAACCCGTTCAGATGCAGGGACTAAAGAAGCGAGAGCAAATAATTATGATAGGTTTCTAAAAGCAAAAGCATCGGGAGCACAAGTGATTTCTACAGACTATTATGTACCATCGACTTTATTTGAATCGGATTTTAAAGTAATTTTTGAAGATGAAACTTATGAACGTATTAAAGAATAATAGCATGTTAAAAAATATAGGATTACTTATTTTATGCTTTCATATGTCGGTTTTGTCGGCTCAAACTATTGGGGATTCTAAATTTTCAATTGTTGAAGGTAATCAGGTGGTTTCCGTATTAATCGATAAAAGTGATTCTAAAGTAGTAAGTATAGCTTCTAATATATTTGCTGAAGATGTTTTTGAAATTTCAGGGAAAAAACCAAATATTATTTCAAAATCATCAAAAGAATCGAATGTTATTATCGCTGGGACTATTGGTAAAAACAAGATTATTGATCAATTAATTTCAAGCGGAAAAATTGAAGTTTCAGAGATTAAAGGAGATTGGGAGCGTTATAGTATTCAGTTAGTAGATAATCCAATAAAAGGCATTAAAAAAGCACTAATTATTGTTGGAAGTGATCGTCGCGGTACTGCCTACGGTATTTTAGAACTATCTAGAAAAATGGGTGTTTCTCCATGGGAATGGTGGGCAGATGTTACTCCAGGGAAAAAAGAAAATATTACTATTTCAATACAAAATGAAACATCGAAACGTCCTTCTGTAAAATATAGAGGTGTTTTTTTAAATGATGAAGATTGGGGTTTACAACGTTGGGCGGCCTTAAATTTTGAGCCAGAAACGGGAGATATGGGACCGAAAACCTATGCTAAGGTATTCGAGTTGTTATTGCGGTTAAGAGCTAATACTATTTGGCCTGCCATGCATTCTAGTACCAAGCCATTTTACTCATTTCCTAAAAATAAAATTGTGGCAGATAATTATGCTATAGTTATCGGAACATCTCACGCAGAGCCTATGTTGAGTAACATAAACACGGAATGGAATCATGATACCATGGGAGAATACCGATACGATACTAATTCGGAAACCATAAAAAAGTTATTTACAAAACGGGTTAAAGAAACGGCAGATTTTGATGGTATTTATACCACAGGTATGCGTGGTGAACACGATTCTCCTATGATTGTTGGAGAAGACGATACCGATGCCCAAGTGAAATTGTTAGAGCGTGTTATTACAGATCAGCGTGCTATTCTAAAAAAGGAAACAAAAAAGCATCCAAATACTATTCCGCAGGCCTTTGTACCGTATAAAGAAGTATTGAGTTATTACCAAAGCGGATTAAAATTACCAGAAGATATAACACTAGTATGGACCGATGATAATTACGGTTATATTCGCCAATTAAGTAACCCTGAAGAGCAAAAACGACCGGGAGGAGCTGGTGTTTATTATCATACCTCGTATTGGGGGCGTCCGCACGATTATCTTTGGTTAAACTCTACAAATCCTGTTTTAATGTGGGAAGAAATGTCTAAGGCATATCAATTTCAATCGCGTGATATTTGGATTTTAAATTGTGGAGATATCAAGCCGCACGAATACAATATCGAGCTATTTTTAGATATGGCTTGGAATATGGATGATTTCGAAAAAAGCAGTTCTGTAAAATCACACATGAACAATTGGGCAACTCGTGAATTTGGGAGCCACTCTGCAACCGAAATCACAAATGTGCTATTCGAAAATAATAGATTGGCATATATACGCCGTCCGGAATTTATGGCGTGGAGCCAAGTGGAGCCCGTTACTAAAGCAGGCGAAACGGAGCTAACGCAATATCATTATGGTGATGAGGTTTCAGTAAGAATTAAGAACTATCAAGATATTATTGATACAACAGAAAAACTGTATGAAAATATAGATGGGAATAGAAAAGATGCCTTTTTTCAATTAGTTTATTATCCCATAATTGGAGCTTCAAAACTTAATCAGAAATGGTTATATAACTTCAAAAATAAGTTTACAGCACAACAGGGCAGACAGAGTGCAAATTACTTTAGAGAACAATCTAACGCGGCTTTTCATCGTATAGAAAAAGAAACAGATTACTATAATACAAAACTTCAACAAGGTAAATGGAATCATATTATGACGATGGCTCCTCGATTTTTACCCGTTTTCTCTAAACCTGCCATGTCTCAAGTAGATACAAAAGAAAAAGCAAGTTTAGGCTTAGCTTTAGAAGGATATCAAATGGAAGTTAACGATGAAATTATTAATAGTTATGCCAATGTATTACCTGTTTTTAATAGCTACACAGATAGCAAATATTTTATTGATGTATTTGTAAAAGGTGAGGGGGAAGTTAATTGGGAAGCTACACCAAAGGCTGATTGGATTACACTATCAGAAAAAAAAGGAATGCTTAATGCTTATATAGGTGAAACTGAAAAACGTATTTGGGTAAGTATCGATTGGGCTAAAGTACCAAAAGGGGAAAATAAAAAAGAAGCACCTTTGGGTCATGATTTTCAATTAATTCCACCAAGTTTTAAAGTGAATAGTGCTATCGATTTTATTTCAAATGGAAAAACAACAAGCATAGGTGTTTCTGTTTATAATCCAGAGTTTGAATCTTTAAAAGACTATAACGGCTTTGTTGAAGATAAAGGTTATGTCTCTATTAATGCTGAAAATTTCACTAGAAAAAAAGACGGTAAAGAAGCACAGTGGCAAGTTTTTGAAGGTATTGGTTATACCAATAAAGTGATAACAGCTTTGCCTAGAGACACAAAGTCGATTACAGATATTGAAAAAATAAAAACAAATAGTGCCGTTTTAGAATACGATTTTTATACTTTTAATTTTGGAGAAGTAAGTGTGAATTTACAAGCTGTACCAACCCATGCACCACATGCCGGAATTGGAGTGCGTTGTGCCGTTTCTATAGATAATGCTGAGCCTGTAATAGTAGATTTTCAAACGTTTGGGCGCAGCGAAACATGGAAAGAGAATGTACTTAAAAATGCTACTGTAAAATCGGTTAAACAAATTGTAAATACCGCAGGAAAACATACATTAAAAATTTGGATGGTAGATGCAGGTGTTATGCTCGATCAAGTATTGATTGATTTGGGAGGTTGGAAAAAAAGTTATGCATTCCCTAAAGAAACAGTTAAAAAATAAAAACAGATTTGAATAAATTTTATAACAGTTGTGGTATTCTATTAATTTTTACAGTACTGTTTTCATGTGAAAAAAAAACAACTGAAATTTTTGAACCTATTAAGATAGCGTTTATTGCTGACGCTCATTTTCAAGATATTCATGCGCATTTTGATGATGCCAATTACCAAGGTGTAAAACATCCTGAGACTGGCGAATATGTAAATATTCGAACCATGGAAGCGCAATTACATTCCACCCGAATTTTTAATGAGAACTACTTCGCCTTCTTAGAAGCTTTAGATGATATTGTAGCGCGTGGCATAAAATACGTCGCATTACCTGGCGATTTTAGCGACGATGGACAACCTGTACATGTTAAAGGTTTGCGTAAAATTCTAGATCAATATTCTAAAAAGCATGGTTTGTTGTTTTTTGCAACTACAGGTAATCACGATCCTGTAAAACCATTTACTCAAGATGCTGGAAAAACTGATTTTTTAGGAGAAGGAGGAAAGGAACAGATTATTGTAAGTTCCAATAAAAACTTAAAATCAATTAATAAAACGCAATTGAAACCCATTATAACTTCGGAAATTAAAAAATGGGGTTATAAAGATATTTTAAATGAAATGTCGAGTTTTGGGTTTTATCCTCAAAAGGAATATGTGTATTGGGAAACACCTTTTTCAAACTATACTTACATCAATTATAGTTTTGAAAAAGCTTTAGAAGCATCTGCGTTAACCAAAAGAGTTTATGCTATTGATGCTTTTAATAAGCACCCAGACGCCAGTTATTTGGTAGAACCAACCGAGGGTTTGTGGTTGTTAGCTATTGATGCCAACGTCTATATGCCGAATAAAGAGTTGTCAGGCGTTTCTAATAATCCAAACGATTTTTCAGGCGCTAGTATTGGATATAATAATGTGCTTTTACAAAAACAGCATTTAATAAGTTGGGTTAAAAAAGTAGCTAAGGAAGCACAAGAAAAAGGCAAGGTTTTAATTGCCTTTAGTCATTATCCCATGGTTGAATTTAATGACGATGCC from Algibacter sp. L1A34 includes these protein-coding regions:
- a CDS encoding metallophosphoesterase family protein encodes the protein MNKFYNSCGILLIFTVLFSCEKKTTEIFEPIKIAFIADAHFQDIHAHFDDANYQGVKHPETGEYVNIRTMEAQLHSTRIFNENYFAFLEALDDIVARGIKYVALPGDFSDDGQPVHVKGLRKILDQYSKKHGLLFFATTGNHDPVKPFTQDAGKTDFLGEGGKEQIIVSSNKNLKSINKTQLKPIITSEIKKWGYKDILNEMSSFGFYPQKEYVYWETPFSNYTYINYSFEKALEASALTKRVYAIDAFNKHPDASYLVEPTEGLWLLAIDANVYMPNKELSGVSNNPNDFSGASIGYNNVLLQKQHLISWVKKVAKEAQEKGKVLIAFSHYPMVEFNDDASEEMKAVFGENKMQLHRVPKSEVAETFADAGIKIHFGGHMHINDTGVYKSKKGNTLFNIQTPSLAAYAPGYKILSIHNKSEFEVETVVIKSAKNFNSLFPLYKQEYAYLNETGAPSIWDKEILLTKNYKEFTKFHLKELVRLRFLPSDWPENFADSLLTLSGKDLLLKNTIETTLLKKVLEENNVTLESFENWTGFDMINDFYKLRSADELAFEDIGTGRLKQYELVCHALKTSDNDMFKLWANIFEKSKNGQPANHFKINLEQNSIERILN
- a CDS encoding glycosyl hydrolase 115 family protein, whose translation is MLKNIGLLILCFHMSVLSAQTIGDSKFSIVEGNQVVSVLIDKSDSKVVSIASNIFAEDVFEISGKKPNIISKSSKESNVIIAGTIGKNKIIDQLISSGKIEVSEIKGDWERYSIQLVDNPIKGIKKALIIVGSDRRGTAYGILELSRKMGVSPWEWWADVTPGKKENITISIQNETSKRPSVKYRGVFLNDEDWGLQRWAALNFEPETGDMGPKTYAKVFELLLRLRANTIWPAMHSSTKPFYSFPKNKIVADNYAIVIGTSHAEPMLSNINTEWNHDTMGEYRYDTNSETIKKLFTKRVKETADFDGIYTTGMRGEHDSPMIVGEDDTDAQVKLLERVITDQRAILKKETKKHPNTIPQAFVPYKEVLSYYQSGLKLPEDITLVWTDDNYGYIRQLSNPEEQKRPGGAGVYYHTSYWGRPHDYLWLNSTNPVLMWEEMSKAYQFQSRDIWILNCGDIKPHEYNIELFLDMAWNMDDFEKSSSVKSHMNNWATREFGSHSATEITNVLFENNRLAYIRRPEFMAWSQVEPVTKAGETELTQYHYGDEVSVRIKNYQDIIDTTEKLYENIDGNRKDAFFQLVYYPIIGASKLNQKWLYNFKNKFTAQQGRQSANYFREQSNAAFHRIEKETDYYNTKLQQGKWNHIMTMAPRFLPVFSKPAMSQVDTKEKASLGLALEGYQMEVNDEIINSYANVLPVFNSYTDSKYFIDVFVKGEGEVNWEATPKADWITLSEKKGMLNAYIGETEKRIWVSIDWAKVPKGENKKEAPLGHDFQLIPPSFKVNSAIDFISNGKTTSIGVSVYNPEFESLKDYNGFVEDKGYVSINAENFTRKKDGKEAQWQVFEGIGYTNKVITALPRDTKSITDIEKIKTNSAVLEYDFYTFNFGEVSVNLQAVPTHAPHAGIGVRCAVSIDNAEPVIVDFQTFGRSETWKENVLKNATVKSVKQIVNTAGKHTLKIWMVDAGVMLDQVLIDLGGWKKSYAFPKETVKK
- a CDS encoding Ca2+-dependent phosphoinositide-specific phospholipase C encodes the protein MNCIKTKLIIVFLLLAFISEGQGRKIIDLWPNDVPGQVEKKQPAKLSDNISGGVTRISEVTNPLLTVFKPEKPNKSKAGIIVCPGGGYGILAIDKEGYEIAEWLNSIGYTAFVLQYRVPKNKEGAAQDVQRAIKLVRSKTSEFDLSSQKIGLIGFSAGGHLSALASTNYKNNFYKKQDDIDLFSSRPDFTMLIYPAYLDKGENKTIEPNFEFDKYIPPFFIFGTADDHYGNSGLVMAQAIRNNKTVVEQHMYSEGGHGYGLRKGNKAAEVWPKLAKTWLDNLLIPAKKFNDIQVIGSHNSYKIQIEKSLFDFLSTKDNERMKSLQYGHVSLEEQLSLGLRNLELDVFYDPMGGHFSNPKGLDIMKSKGIETLAFDKEEKLKQPGLKMFHIQDIDFRSHQLLFKDGLRVLKKWSNNNSNHTPVVILINAKDQRVDGTRNPLPFTSEALDSIDSEIRSVFSKEQLITPNDVRSEFATLEKAILIKGWPELGLTKGKFLFVLDEKEDKINKYIKGHPNLDGRVMFVNSKEGSPEAAFRIINNPITDFDYIKELVAKGYMVRTRSDAGTKEARANNYDRFLKAKASGAQVISTDYYVPSTLFESDFKVIFEDETYERIKE
- a CDS encoding alpha-L-fucosidase: MKNLIKKNTLYSLVVLCLAFNFSVAQTPDKMDWWKDAKFGMFMHWGLYSQTAGYWDGHKAKGNEHFMIHEKISLKEYATIADDFNPVNFNAEKWVLTAKAAGMKYIIITSKHHDGFAMFNSPSNDYNIKERTPYAKDPMKELVDACHKHDMKFGFYYSLGRDWEDPDVATNWPHKGGRSNLVDYPDEDIKVFSRYFERKVKPQIKELLTQYGKIDVIWFDTPELISPDESKELRELILNIQPDCIINSRIKHGFGDYEVKEQKISENLEVEPWEACITMGKNWGYIEYDTIYKSSELMTRQLLEIVSKGGNLLLNNGPTGKGEITNLAQERLAQIGEWMKQNGEGVYGSKPWKVQGERLNKIQKSIKKANLSEEENLMKDNANDATSKDVFPEVRFTSKAGAVYAYVCSATENEVLIKSLSTKNERQIKSVTRLDTSEKVKWNQTDAGLVLNIPNYSENEIPITGFKIEL